In Mycoplasma sp. OR1901, the following are encoded in one genomic region:
- a CDS encoding MHJ_0274 family protein, whose translation MLIKIDRMFEEANTTTKSSSISALGSGNIIIWVILGVLLTLIGVYFIYSYVKEKIEKKRTRIAAKEFENDSIKYRYELMIKVNKLIELNTKIHDNFVVSIGEYKMGEINNATRELLDTMMNSYEYKTFIIPDEKLNDLKLKLNMLKDLNSNLWNKKLNDLIEFFKKEEVKIHKQVTEQNKTEIEDLKDAKVIHQEIETMHSEFLSKSKKESENE comes from the coding sequence ATGTTAATTAAAATCGACAGAATGTTTGAAGAAGCTAACACTACAACTAAAAGTAGTTCTATTAGTGCGTTAGGTAGTGGGAATATAATAATTTGAGTAATATTAGGTGTTCTTTTAACTTTAATTGGGGTTTATTTTATATACTCATATGTAAAAGAAAAAATTGAGAAAAAAAGAACTAGAATTGCTGCAAAAGAGTTCGAAAATGATTCTATTAAATATCGTTATGAATTAATGATAAAAGTTAATAAATTAATCGAATTAAACACAAAAATTCATGATAATTTTGTTGTAAGTATTGGTGAATATAAAATGGGTGAAATTAATAATGCAACAAGAGAATTATTAGATACTATGATGAATTCATACGAATACAAGACATTTATTATTCCGGATGAAAAATTAAATGATTTAAAATTAAAGTTAAATATGTTGAAAGATTTAAATTCAAATCTTTGAAATAAAAAACTAAATGATTTAATTGAATTTTTCAAAAAAGAAGAAGTAAAAATTCATAAACAAGTTACAGAACAAAACAAAACAGAAATCGAAGACTTAAAAGATGCAAAAGTAATTCATCAAGAAATTGAAACAATGCATAGTGAATTTTTAAGTAAAAGTAAAAAAGAAAGCGAAAATGAATAG
- the trmB gene encoding tRNA (guanosine(46)-N7)-methyltransferase TrmB yields the protein MRLRHDNTAQDKLNNSKFYLNKFPISLNKTDVIEIGAGKGEMIAQLALNNPDIRYFAIEKYPTVANKILNKINEFNLNNLFIITENADNLAEIFENQVDKIWLTFSDPWPKNAHERRRLTYKKYLSLYENLLTKDGQLHLKTDNDGFFNYSVESLIENQWEIIDQTTDLHNSKYNENNYPTGYELKWSSKGKNINYLYARKK from the coding sequence ATGAGATTAAGACACGATAATACAGCACAAGATAAATTAAATAATTCAAAATTTTATTTAAATAAATTCCCAATTTCTTTAAATAAAACAGATGTTATTGAAATAGGAGCAGGAAAGGGTGAAATGATTGCTCAATTAGCTCTAAATAACCCTGATATTAGATATTTTGCGATTGAAAAATATCCTACTGTTGCTAATAAAATTTTGAACAAAATTAATGAATTTAACTTGAATAATTTATTTATAATAACAGAAAACGCAGATAATTTGGCAGAAATTTTTGAAAATCAAGTTGATAAAATTTGATTAACTTTCAGTGATCCATGACCTAAGAATGCTCATGAAAGAAGAAGATTAACTTATAAAAAATATCTTAGTTTATATGAAAATTTATTAACTAAAGATGGTCAATTACATTTAAAAACTGATAATGATGGATTTTTCAATTATTCTGTTGAAAGTTTAATTGAAAATCAGTGAGAAATCATTGATCAAACAACCGATTTACACAACTCAAAATACAATGAAAATAACTATCCTACTGGCTATGAATTAAAATGATCTAGCAAAGGAAAAAACATTAATTATTTATATGCTAGAAAAAAATAG
- the mgtE gene encoding magnesium transporter — protein MENNNIEQLQNQILHQEIENLIATKSVKLLRELEEETPHADFAKAVESLTSEQQIYVLRILRTEEAAEVFSYLDDEIQTNLVIQFSDDLGEKVLQEIETDELADIIEDLPVNITRKILSSTPKEKRDKINQLLSYSDDHIGSFMSVDFSILKSNWTAKKAISKIRADYNKNVLMGHNFYIVDQQGRLVGDITLEELVFSDENVLLDEIYNAVATVKTTDDKEYAAQIFSNHDRSTLPVVSSDKRLIGMITSDDIIDIIQDEATEDIYKMAGIRDENVEDSYIKKSIKNIVKARVFWLIILMISATMSQYIIQEFTAISESFFSSVVHVTISTGIITSLIPIISGAAGNAGSQSSTTVTRAASLGDFKNHEYGKVVWKETTIGIIIGLIMFIVNIIRLYIYYSIPFFRDPSLKWGELSFIIIASSLSLWLVVILAKFLGTVIPLLAIKLKKDPAVMSAPILTTLSDALATLIFFGLNILVMYIAYAAGLIGS, from the coding sequence ATGGAAAATAACAACATAGAACAATTACAGAACCAAATCCTTCACCAAGAAATAGAAAATTTAATAGCAACAAAAAGTGTAAAGTTATTAAGAGAATTAGAAGAAGAAACTCCACATGCCGATTTTGCTAAAGCGGTAGAGAGTTTAACAAGTGAACAACAAATATATGTACTTAGAATACTAAGAACTGAAGAAGCTGCAGAAGTTTTTTCTTATTTAGATGACGAAATCCAAACAAATTTAGTTATTCAATTCAGTGATGACTTGGGTGAAAAAGTTTTACAAGAAATTGAAACTGACGAGTTGGCTGATATTATTGAAGACTTACCGGTTAATATCACAAGAAAAATTTTAAGTAGCACACCAAAAGAAAAAAGAGATAAAATTAACCAACTTTTATCATATTCAGATGATCATATTGGTAGTTTTATGAGTGTTGATTTCTCAATCTTAAAATCAAATTGAACCGCTAAAAAAGCAATCTCAAAAATTAGAGCCGATTATAACAAAAATGTTTTAATGGGACACAACTTTTATATCGTAGATCAACAAGGTAGACTGGTTGGTGATATTACATTAGAGGAATTAGTCTTTTCGGACGAAAATGTTTTATTAGACGAAATTTATAATGCAGTTGCAACAGTTAAAACTACTGACGATAAAGAATATGCTGCTCAAATATTCTCAAACCATGATAGATCTACTTTACCCGTTGTTTCATCTGATAAAAGGCTAATCGGTATGATTACTTCTGATGATATTATTGATATTATTCAAGATGAAGCAACTGAAGATATTTATAAAATGGCCGGTATCCGGGACGAAAATGTAGAAGATAGTTATATCAAAAAATCAATCAAAAACATTGTAAAAGCAAGGGTATTTTGATTGATTATCTTAATGATATCGGCTACAATGTCTCAATACATTATTCAAGAATTTACCGCAATAAGCGAAAGTTTTTTTAGTAGTGTAGTTCACGTAACTATATCTACTGGTATTATAACTTCTTTAATACCAATAATTAGTGGAGCAGCAGGTAATGCTGGTTCACAATCATCAACCACGGTTACTCGTGCTGCATCTTTAGGTGATTTTAAAAATCACGAATATGGAAAAGTAGTTTGAAAAGAAACTACAATTGGGATAATAATCGGTTTAATAATGTTTATTGTTAACATAATTAGACTATACATATATTATTCAATACCATTTTTTAGAGATCCATCTCTTAAATGAGGTGAATTATCGTTCATAATAATCGCTAGCTCACTTTCTTTATGATTAGTAGTTATTTTGGCAAAATTTTTAGGTACAGTAATACCTCTTTTAGCAATTAAATTAAAAAAAGACCCAGCGGTAATGTCTGCACCGATTCTAACAACTTTATCTGACGCATTAGCTACATTAATTTTCTTTGGGTTAAATATACTAGTAATGTATATTGCTTATGCTGCAGGTTTAATAGGGTCATAG
- a CDS encoding DNA integrity scanning protein DisA nucleotide-binding domain protein, whose translation MNVVNYVILGFVIAIFILILISLIVVIIPHIKNWFSNYFKKSKYDKLGRSSQIRLINQLRESVEYLSKHKIGALITIENNDNIDNLRTDGIVLNANISSSLLISIFNKNSPLHDGAVVIRDNKIYYASTFYKITKKSLESDFGSRHRAAIGISEQSDATTIVVSEENGSVKIMKDRNITSVKIEYFQEELIKYLIEK comes from the coding sequence ATGAACGTAGTTAATTATGTTATTTTAGGTTTTGTTATTGCAATTTTTATTCTAATTTTAATTAGTTTAATTGTTGTGATCATACCTCATATAAAAAACTGGTTTAGTAACTATTTCAAGAAATCTAAATACGATAAATTGGGACGTAGTAGTCAAATTCGTTTAATTAACCAACTTAGAGAAAGTGTTGAATATTTATCTAAACACAAAATTGGTGCATTGATAACAATCGAAAACAATGATAATATTGATAATTTAAGAACAGATGGTATTGTTTTAAATGCAAATATTTCAAGTTCGCTTCTAATTTCTATCTTTAATAAAAACTCACCTTTACATGATGGTGCAGTTGTTATTCGTGATAATAAAATTTATTATGCTTCTACTTTTTACAAAATAACTAAAAAATCACTTGAAAGTGATTTTGGTTCTAGACACCGTGCTGCTATTGGAATTTCTGAACAAAGTGATGCTACTACAATAGTAGTTTCTGAAGAAAATGGTAGTGTAAAAATTATGAAAGATCGTAATATTACTTCTGTAAAAATCGAATATTTCCAAGAGGAATTAATTAAATATTTAATTGAAAAATAA
- the pgsA gene encoding CDP-diacylglycerol--glycerol-3-phosphate 3-phosphatidyltransferase: MNSLHKKKIPNALTILRILFVVPVVGLSIYFSNYSLINTNEKTIIISLILTFFIIAMTTDFIDGYLARKWKVVSTFGKIFDPIADKLMTTTVLLFLSVNNFLPYTYLILLILRDIIVDAFRIIMSKNNVKVEAIKTAKWKTMTLSISIALLLVLILVDINVKNHFILHPNWSKWVYSIFFIVPVSLSTISGYLYYKKAKPFLFK; encoded by the coding sequence ATGAATAGTTTACACAAGAAAAAAATACCAAACGCTTTAACTATTTTACGTATTTTATTTGTTGTTCCAGTGGTTGGATTATCTATATATTTTTCGAATTATAGTTTAATAAACACTAATGAAAAAACAATAATAATATCACTTATCTTAACTTTTTTCATTATTGCTATGACAACTGATTTTATAGATGGTTATTTAGCTAGAAAATGAAAAGTAGTATCTACATTTGGTAAAATATTTGATCCAATTGCTGATAAACTAATGACAACAACTGTTTTACTTTTTTTAAGTGTAAATAACTTTTTACCATACACTTATTTAATATTGCTTATTTTAAGAGATATAATTGTAGATGCCTTTAGAATTATTATGTCTAAAAATAATGTTAAAGTTGAAGCGATTAAAACTGCAAAATGAAAAACTATGACATTATCTATTTCTATTGCACTTTTATTAGTTTTAATTTTAGTTGATATAAACGTTAAAAATCATTTTATTCTACATCCAAATTGAAGTAAATGAGTTTATTCAATTTTCTTTATAGTTCCAGTATCGTTATCTACTATTTCTGGTTACTTATATTACAAAAAAGCAAAACCATTTTTATTTAAATAA